In Mycobacteriales bacterium, the DNA window GACGGCCACGGCGCGTACGACGACCGCGTCGACCTCCGTCGCCCCGGCGCTCTCACCCACGCCGGTGGCCGCGACCCAGCCGCTGCACGGAAAGTCCGCCACCGCCCCCTCACGCACGCCCACGACCACGACGTCGCCGGCGACCTCGACACAGCCGCGCTCCGCCCAGACGCCTCCGGCGTCCTCCAAGGCGTCGACGCACAGCGCGCACTGGCGCGCCGCCACGACCGCACCGTCACCCGCGCCGACCCCGTGACCCGGCGACCCGGCCGTCGGCGATCGCTGCGCGCCCCGTCGGCGCACTGGCTGCTCGTCGGTCTGGTCGCGTTCGCCGTCGCCGGCGGGCTGCTGCTGCAGGGTTACGCCCACAACGACGTCGGCCACGCGGCGACGAAGCCGGCGACCGCAACGGGCGTCTCTGCTGCGCCCGGGCCCGGTGCGGTCGTCTACTCCGCACGCGGGCGGCTCGCCTCGCGCGGCCTGCCGGCGCGCACGGTCGCGCTCACCTTCGACGACGGGCCCGACGCCACCTGGACCCCGAAGATCCTCGAGGTGCTGCGCCGCGAGCACGTGCCCGCGACCTTCTTCGTCGTCGGCAGCCGCGTGGCGTCACACGCCGACCTCGTCCGGCGGGAACTGGCCGGCGGCAACGAGGTGGGCAGCCACACGTTCACCCATGCCAACCTGGGCGAACTGGCCGGCTGGCGCGACAACCTCGAGCTCTCGCTGGCGCAGCTCGCCATCGAGGGGGCCACCGGCAGAGCCACCGTGCTGCTGCGCCCGCCGTACTCCTCCACCCCCGACGCCGTCACCCGCAGCGACCTGAGGGTGATGAAGCTCGCCGCGCGCGACGGCTACCTCACCGTGCTCGCCGACCGCGACACCGACGACTGGAAGCGCCCCGGCTGGCGGCACATCGTCGCCAACGCGCTGCCGACCGGCGACCGTGGCGGCATCGTCCTCATGCACGACGGCGGTGGCAACCGGGCCGAGACCGTCGCGGCGCTGCCGCACGTCATCGACGAGCTGAAGGCCCGCGGCTACCGCTTCACCACGGTCACCGGCGGGCTCGGCCTGGCCGCCGGCTCCGCCGACCAGCCCGCCTCCGGCCTGCAGCACCTGCAAGGCCGGGCGCTGCTGCTCGCGCTGCGGCTGAGCGGCTGGCTCAGCCTGCTCGTCACCTGGGTGGTCCTGCCGCTCGGCGTGCTGACCCTGCTGCGCACGCTGGTGGCGGTCGCCCTCGCCTTCCGGCACGCCCGCCGGCCGATCCCGGCCGCCCCGGCGCACCTGCCGCCGGTCTCGGTCGTGGTCCCCGCCTACAACGAGGCGGTCGGCATCGAGGCCGCCGTCCGCTCGCTGACCGCATCGGACTACCCCGAGTTCGAGATCGTCGTCGTCGACGATGGCTCGACCGACGCGACCGCCGGCATCGTCGAGGGGCTCCACCTGCCCGGCGTACGACTGGTGCGGCAACCCAACGGCGGCAAGGCAGCGGCGCTGAACACCGGCATCAGCGCGGCCCGCCACGACGTGCTCGTGCTGGTCGACGGTGACACCGTGTTCCAGCCCGACACCGTGCGCGAGCTGATCCAGCCGCTCGCCGACGACGGCGTGGGTGCGGTGGCCGGCAACACGAAGGTCGGCAACCGCGGCGGTGTGCTCGGACGCTGGCAGCACCTGGAGTACGTCGTCGGCTTCAACCTCGACCGGCGCATGCTCGACATCTTCGGCTGCATCACGACGGTGGCCGGAGCAGTGGGCGCGTTCCGGCGGGAGGCGCTGGAGCGGGTGGGCGGAGTGAGCCTCGACACCCTCGCCGAGGACACCGACCTCACGATGGCGGTGCTGCGCTCCGGCTACCGCGTGGTCTACCAGCCGCGGGCCATCGCCTGGACCGAGGCGCCGCAGACGTTGACCGACCTGTGGCGGCAGCGCTACCGCTGGGCCTACGGGACGATGCAGGCGATCTGGAAGCACCGCCACGCGGTCGTCGAGGGCGGGCAGGCCCGCCGGCTCGGGCTGATCGGCCTGCCCTACGTGTTCGCCTTCCAGGTGGTCTTCCCGCTGCTGTCGCCGGCCATCGACCTGTTCGCGCTCTTCGGGCTGCTGTTCCTCGACCCGGTGCCGATCGCCGCGGCGTGGTGCGTGTTCGTGCTGCTGCAGACGCTGACCACGCTCTACGCGCTGCGGCTCGACAAGGAGTCGCTGCGCCCGCTGTGGGCCGTGCCGCTGCAACAGTTCGTCTACCGGCAGATGATGTACCTCGTCGTCATCCAGTCGGTGATCAGCGCGCTGGCCGGGGTCCGGCTGCGCTGGCACAAGCTGCACCGCACCGGTGACGCCGTGACCGCGGTGAGCCTCCCCGCGGACGGCGCCTGACCGCGACCCGGCGCACACACCGGAGGCCGAGCCTCCGACGGGTCAGAGCCGCGCGACGCCCTCGCGGCGCGCGGCGTCGGACACCGCAGCAATGACGGCCGGAGCCGCCCGCTCGTCGAACGGGCTCGGGATGATGCAGTCGGGCGCCAGGTCGTCGCCGACGACCGCGGCCAGCGCGTCTGCCGCCGCGAGCTTCATCCCCTCGGTGATGGCCGATGCCCGCACGTCCAGCGCGCCCCGGAAGACGCCCGGGAACGCCAGCACGTTGTTGATCTGGTTCGGGAAGTCGCTGCGTCCGGTGGCCACGACGGCGGCGTACCTGTGCGCGACGTCGGGGTGCACCTCGGGGTCGGGGTTGGCCATCGCGAAGATGATCGCGTCCTTGGCCATCGTCGCGACGACCTCCTCGGGTACGGTCCCGGCGGACAGCCCGACGAAGACGTCGGCGCCGGCCAGCGCCTCGTTGATGGAGCCGCAGAGCCGATCCTTGTTGGTGATCTTCGCGATCTCCGCCTTGACGGAGTTCAGGTTGTCGCGGCCCGCGTAGATGATGCCCTTGCTGTCACCGATGCACAGGTCGCCGATGCCGGCCTCGATCAGCATCTTGCTGACCGCGATGCCCGACGCGCCCGCGCCGGAGACGACCGCGCGCATGTCGGACAGCTTGCGGCCGACGACCTTTGCGGCGTTCTTCAGCGCGGCGGTCGCGACGATCGCGGTGCCGTGCTGGTCGTCGTGGAAGACCGGGATGTCGAGCAGCGCCTTGAGGCGTTCCTCGATCTCGAAGCAGCGCGGCGCGCTGATGTCCTCGAGGTTGATGCCGCCGAACGCCGGCGCCAGCCGCACCACGGTCTCCACGATCTCGTCGACCTCGCGGCAGTCCAGGCAGATCGGCACCGCGTCGACACCCGCGAAGTTCTTGAACAGCAGTGCCTTGCCCTCCATGACCGGCAGCGCCGCCTCCGGGCCGATGTCACCCAGGCCCAGCACCGCGGTGCCGTCGGTGACCACGGCGACGGTGTTCGACTTCCACGTGTAGTCGTAGGCGAGGTCGCGGTCCTCGGCGATCGCCATGCAGACGCGGGCCACGCCCGGCGTGTAGGCCAGCGACAGGTCGTCGCGGTTGCGCAGGGGCACCGTCGAGACGACCTCGATCTTGCCGCCGCGGTGCAGCGCGAACGCCGGATCGTCGTCCCGTGGGGACGCGGAGGCAGCAGTCATGGGCAGCGGTGTACCCCGTTCGGTCGAGAGATGCGCGGGCGGGGCCAGATGATCGACAGACACGAGAGAGCTCCGGGCAACACGGATAGGGAGTGGGAGCCCGGTAGGGCCCGTCGACGACGGCGCGGGGGTTACCCGACCCGACGATTGTCGCACGCCGCGGCGAGCGCTTTCGCCCGGGCTCAGCGCAGGCCGGCGAGGTCCAGCGTCTGGCCCACGTAGACGAGCGACGCGTCGGCGCCGATCACACCGGAGTTGTGCCGGTAGATCTGCGTGACGAGAGCCTCGATCGCGGCCGGGGTCGCGGCCGGTCCCAGCAGCTCGTGCGCGATGCTCCACAACGAGTCGCCGGCCTGTACGACGTAGTGGTCGGCCGTCGCGACGGTGACGGGGGCGGTGGCAGCCGCCGGCGCCGGCGGGGCGGCAACCGGGTCTCTCGGGGCAGCCACCGCAACGACCGTCGGGGCCGGTGCGGCGGCCACCAGCGCACGGAACGGGTCCCGCGGCGCATGCGTCGGCACCACGACCGGGGCCGGTGCGGCGGCCACGGCGCTGCTGCCGGCCGGGGGCGCCGCAGCGGGCGGGTCGGACGCGACGGCGTTCGGGCGCGGCACGGCGACCTCGGTCCCGATCGCGCGCGCGATCGGGTGCTGGGCGACCACGACGACCGCGAGACCCGCGACGACCACGGCGCTGAGGGCAGTGGGCGAGCGCAGCGCGGCGACCGGCCCCGACAGGTCGACGGACGGCGCCGCGACCGGCCGTGCGGCCACCCCGACTGCGGTCATGATCCACTGATCGGCCATCCGGGTGACGGCTGAATGGCCCGTCGGAGCCATTTCCGGGCTGGTCCGGCCCGCGCCTTACCGTGGCAGCGTGCAGATCGAGCAGCTGGCCGTGCCCGACGCGTGGGTGTTCACCCCACGGCAGTTCCCGGACGACCGCGGCGTCTTCCTCGAGTGGTACAAGGCCGACATCGTGGAGAAGGCCGTCGGCCACCGGCTCACGCTCGCCCAGG includes these proteins:
- a CDS encoding bifunctional polysaccharide deacetylase/glycosyltransferase family 2 protein, giving the protein MTRRPGRRRSLRAPSAHWLLVGLVAFAVAGGLLLQGYAHNDVGHAATKPATATGVSAAPGPGAVVYSARGRLASRGLPARTVALTFDDGPDATWTPKILEVLRREHVPATFFVVGSRVASHADLVRRELAGGNEVGSHTFTHANLGELAGWRDNLELSLAQLAIEGATGRATVLLRPPYSSTPDAVTRSDLRVMKLAARDGYLTVLADRDTDDWKRPGWRHIVANALPTGDRGGIVLMHDGGGNRAETVAALPHVIDELKARGYRFTTVTGGLGLAAGSADQPASGLQHLQGRALLLALRLSGWLSLLVTWVVLPLGVLTLLRTLVAVALAFRHARRPIPAAPAHLPPVSVVVPAYNEAVGIEAAVRSLTASDYPEFEIVVVDDGSTDATAGIVEGLHLPGVRLVRQPNGGKAAALNTGISAARHDVLVLVDGDTVFQPDTVRELIQPLADDGVGAVAGNTKVGNRGGVLGRWQHLEYVVGFNLDRRMLDIFGCITTVAGAVGAFRREALERVGGVSLDTLAEDTDLTMAVLRSGYRVVYQPRAIAWTEAPQTLTDLWRQRYRWAYGTMQAIWKHRHAVVEGGQARRLGLIGLPYVFAFQVVFPLLSPAIDLFALFGLLFLDPVPIAAAWCVFVLLQTLTTLYALRLDKESLRPLWAVPLQQFVYRQMMYLVVIQSVISALAGVRLRWHKLHRTGDAVTAVSLPADGA
- a CDS encoding NADP-dependent malic enzyme, encoding MTAASASPRDDDPAFALHRGGKIEVVSTVPLRNRDDLSLAYTPGVARVCMAIAEDRDLAYDYTWKSNTVAVVTDGTAVLGLGDIGPEAALPVMEGKALLFKNFAGVDAVPICLDCREVDEIVETVVRLAPAFGGINLEDISAPRCFEIEERLKALLDIPVFHDDQHGTAIVATAALKNAAKVVGRKLSDMRAVVSGAGASGIAVSKMLIEAGIGDLCIGDSKGIIYAGRDNLNSVKAEIAKITNKDRLCGSINEALAGADVFVGLSAGTVPEEVVATMAKDAIIFAMANPDPEVHPDVAHRYAAVVATGRSDFPNQINNVLAFPGVFRGALDVRASAITEGMKLAAADALAAVVGDDLAPDCIIPSPFDERAAPAVIAAVSDAARREGVARL
- a CDS encoding LysM domain-containing protein, yielding MTAVGVAARPVAAPSVDLSGPVAALRSPTALSAVVVAGLAVVVVAQHPIARAIGTEVAVPRPNAVASDPPAAAPPAGSSAVAAAPAPVVVPTHAPRDPFRALVAAAPAPTVVAVAAPRDPVAAPPAPAAATAPVTVATADHYVVQAGDSLWSIAHELLGPAATPAAIEALVTQIYRHNSGVIGADASLVYVGQTLDLAGLR